A region from the Rheinheimera mangrovi genome encodes:
- the infC gene encoding translation initiation factor IF-3: protein MEEHTIKVGKKTLPANRPNRINEEINVKEVRLLGLEGEQLGVVNTSEAIRLAEEAGADLVEISPTAEPPVCKLMDYGKFLFEKGKAAKEQKKKQKQIQIKEIKFRPGTDEGDYQVKLRNLRRFIEEGDKAKVTLRYRGREMAHLDIGIEMLNRIKEDMADIAICESFPSRVEGRQMIMMLAPNKK, encoded by the coding sequence TTGGAGGAACATACTATTAAAGTAGGAAAGAAAACTTTACCGGCGAACAGACCAAACCGTATTAACGAAGAAATCAACGTTAAAGAAGTACGCTTGTTAGGTCTGGAAGGTGAGCAATTAGGTGTAGTAAACACTTCAGAAGCTATTCGTTTAGCAGAAGAAGCAGGCGCTGACTTGGTAGAGATTAGCCCAACCGCTGAACCACCTGTTTGTAAGTTGATGGACTATGGTAAGTTCCTGTTTGAGAAAGGCAAAGCTGCTAAAGAGCAGAAGAAAAAGCAAAAACAGATCCAGATTAAGGAAATAAAATTCCGTCCTGGAACTGATGAAGGCGATTACCAGGTAAAACTACGCAACCTGCGTCGCTTCATTGAAGAGGGTGACAAAGCTAAAGTAACGCTCCGCTACCGTGGTCGTGAAATGGCGCATCTGGACATCGGTATTGAGATGCTTAACCGGATTAAAGAAGATATGGCAGATATCGCTATCTGTGAATCTTTCCCAAGCCGTGTTGAGGGTCGTCAGATGATCATGATGCTGGCCCCAAATAAGAAGTAA
- the rpmI gene encoding 50S ribosomal protein L35, whose protein sequence is MPKMKTNKGAAKRFKKTGSGGFKRKQSHLRHILTKKSSKRKRQLGPKTLVAKVDVAGIARCLPYA, encoded by the coding sequence ATGCCAAAGATGAAAACCAACAAAGGTGCTGCAAAGCGCTTTAAAAAAACCGGCTCAGGCGGTTTTAAACGTAAGCAATCACATCTTCGCCACATTTTGACGAAGAAGTCTTCTAAGCGTAAGCGTCAGTTAGGTCCAAAAACGTTAGTTGCAAAAGTTGACGTGGCTGGTATCGCTCGTTGTCTGCCATACGCATAA